A genomic stretch from Apis cerana isolate GH-2021 linkage group LG7, AcerK_1.0, whole genome shotgun sequence includes:
- the LOC107999261 gene encoding uncharacterized protein LOC107999261, with product MGFTKILKRMLYANFASCSSKTLGILAPLTIPPLHIAFLYYFWQEYSRDVDKQYCSCSCWDTVFKGSYESGIASYKHMYFNATSNTLKIWITIVIGVIIFYEVVKHLTWLAFHNRLRLSMMVLFSTAIFSHYYTWWVYMNYWNDEFYSQWYHQLFFSVTELMSTFLVVHLANNKNPVTHRKAFGIAAIAILHIVAGGWDQFVANVVRGEGYAHQVVRDLGFMIPDILHVAIPLWAVKWKNIYNLPGSTKRDPSIKRDLAYMLGMICIGLCICAIL from the exons atgggtttcacaaaaatattaaaacgcatgctttatgcaaattttgcATCATGCAGTTCTAAAACATTAGGAATATTAGCACCATTAACAATACCACCATTacatattgcatttttatattatttttggcaAGAATATTCAAGAGATGTAGATAAACAATATTGTTCTTGTTCATGTTGGGACACAGTATTTAAAG gaTCATATGAATCTGGCATTGCTTCTTATAaacatatgtattttaatgctacatcaaatactttaaaaatatggatTACAATTGTAATTGgagttattattttctatgaagTAGTGAAACATTTAACATGGCTGGCTTTTCATAATCGCCTTAGACTTTCTATGATGGTTCTTTTTTCAACTGctattttttcacattattataCTTGGTGggtttatatgaattattggaATGATGAGTTCTATTCTCAATGGTACcatcaattgtttttttctgtCACTGAGTTGATGTCTACTTTTTTGGTTGTTCACTtggcaaataataaaaatccagTAACTCATAGAAAAGCATTTGGTATAGCTGCAATAGCTATTTTACATATTGTAGCGGGTGGTTGGGATCAATTTGTTGCTAATGTTGTCAGAGGAGAAGGGTATGCCCATCag gTTGTACGTGATCTTGGATTTATGATCCCAGATATTCTCCATGTTGCTATTCCATTATGGGcagtaaaatggaaaaatatatataatcttcctGGTTCTACTAAACGAGATCCAAGTATCAAAAGAGATCTAGCTTATATGTTAGGGATGATATGCATAGGATTATGCATTTGTGCCATATTATAA
- the LOC107999444 gene encoding ras-related protein Rab-8A → MALDFAATYKVLVLGDSNVGKTCIVHRYCDERYYDTYISTIGIDFKQKIINLDGTPIKLQIWDTAGQERFRALTTAYYRGAMGILLMYDVTSLESFNHLSYWLRNIQENASPDVVKVVAANKCDVTTNRAVDAERGQKIAESFDMPFFEVSCKENINIEEAFLTLARRIREQRGRRASLFDASEREGANNIVMKQSPSHVSVSVSVTPGESWRCTNAC, encoded by the exons ATGGCGCTGGATTTCGCAGCCACTTACAAGGTTCTGGTGTTGGGTGACTCGAACGTTGGGAAAACTTGTATCGTGCACCGTTATTGTGACGAACGTTACTACGATACTTACATATCAACGATAG GTATcgatttcaaacaaaaaataattaacctgGATGGAACACCAATTAAGCTTCAAATTTG GGATACTGCTGGTCAAGAGCGATTTAGAGCGCTAACAACAGCTTATTATCGTGGTGCTATGGGTATCCTTCTGATGTACGACGTCACTAGTTTAGAAAGTTTCAATCATTTATCGTACTGGCTGCGAAATATTCAAGAA aATGCCTCTCCGGATGTCGTGAAAGTAGTGGCGGCAAACAAATGTGATGTTACTACAAATAGGGCTGTTGATGCGGAAAGGGGACAGAAAATAGCTGAAAGTTTTGATATGCCTTTCTTCGAAGTATCTTGTAAAGAGAACATAAATATTGAGGAAGCTTTTCTCACTTTAGCTAGAAGAATACGAGAACAACGAGGACGCCGG GCTAGTTTGTTCGATGCTTCAGAAAGGGAAGGAGCCAACAATATTGTTATGAAGCAATCACCGTCTCACGTCTCAGTCTCAGTCTCTGTTACCCCAGGTGAATCTTGGAGATGCACAAATGCATGTTAG